The nucleotide sequence TTAGCAGCCGGTATCACGGTGGCTGCCTGTTTTCTGTTGCTATACCTCATGTTTGAAGCCCTGATTTTCAGGGAAATCAATAGCATCTATGCCAGCCTGGAGAATGTAAAGCGGAAGGAATTCAAGAAGCTCTCCAATAAATTTCTATTTCGGCCCGAACCCCTCAAGCGCATGCGCGACGAGATTGTGGAAATGGCCGAGCGCAAGCAAAAGGAAATTGACGAACTGAAGCGACTACAAGCTCTACGTCGTGAATTTCTGGCTGATGTATCGCACGAGTTAAAAACGCCAATATTCGCGGCCCAAGGCTTCCTTCACACCATCTTAGATGATGAAGACGTAGATGCTTTCACGCGGCAGCGGTTCCTGCAAAAAGCCGCCAACAGCCTTGACTCCCTCGATACCTTGGTGCAAGATTTGGTTACCATCTCTCAGCTGGAAAAGGGAGTAGTGCGCATGCGCCGCCAAAGTTTCGACCTGGTAGCACTGGTGCAAGAGATTTTCGAACAGTTGGAGCTGAAAGCCACTCACCGCAACGTACGGCTGGAATTGCGGCCACTCGACCTTCCCGAAGT is from Hymenobacter tibetensis and encodes:
- a CDS encoding sensor histidine kinase; the protein is MNISSRIIAVILSLLVAVVLTTLAWVGPTMELRQGVLAAGITVAACFLLLYLMFEALIFREINSIYASLENVKRKEFKKLSNKFLFRPEPLKRMRDEIVEMAERKQKEIDELKRLQALRREFLADVSHELKTPIFAAQGFLHTILDDEDVDAFTRQRFLQKAANSLDSLDTLVQDLVTISQLEKGVVRMRRQSFDLVALVQEIFEQLELKATHRNVRLELRPLDLPEVGVRVLADRNRIRQVLINLIDNAIKYGRTDGHVVVTLQESGKAIRVAVTDDGTGIPKQHLNRIFERFYRIDKSRSRDSGGSGLGLAICKHIVEAHKSTIRVRSEMGQGTTLEFKLLKPKNPVTASKVTSEDATGEA